From candidate division KSB1 bacterium:
TACGCCCAGCCGCCGCCGTGAAAAAAGGCCATGGCGGGTTTTGCCTCATCCGTTTTGTCTCGAGTTAGATAAACATCGGCCTTTAATTGCATTCCGTTTATGGTCTTGTAAACCACCGTCTGTTTGATTATGTCATCACGATCTGCAGCTGGCACCGCAATGACAAACGACAACAAGATCAGAATGGTTGTTTTGAGATTCATTTGAATATATTCTCCCAGGGCGCCTGATCTGTCAGGTATTTGGATTTTCGATTCAACATGCCGGCTCCTTTTTGGTGTTCGCACGGCATTTATTATTTCAAGCATTCGTCCGCAAAATTCAGCACAAAATGCCAGTCCAGCGGCGTGATGTTATGTCCGCCCTCGCGGATATGATATCTGATACGACTGCCGACGGGCTGATGCGGTTGCGGCACCGTCTCTGTCTGAAGGCCTGCTTCGCCCAGCAGACGATAGACCGGTCCCGCGTGCACAGCGGACAGAAATTCACCGCGCGGATCCGCCCACAGGTCTTTGCTGGCGCTGGCCACCACCAGCGGCCGCGGCGCGATCAATGACAGCAGCATATGCTGATCCAGCGGCAGATCGGATACCTTGTCATTATAGTCTTTAAACCGGCCGCAGAACCAGTGCGGAAACTTTTCATTGATGATTTTGACCGTTTCACCGAACTGTCGACGCGACAAAGCCGCGCCGCCGCAGCCCGAACAGCTGGAATACACCAGCGCAAAGCGCTCGTCCAGGGCTCCGGCCCACAACGCGGTCTTGCCCAGACGCGAATGCCCGATGACCGCCACGCGCTGAGGATCAATCTGCGGATCAAGTTCGAGATAATCCAGGATACGCCGCAGTCCCCACGCCCAAATGGAAATCGCGCCCGGTGAATCCGGTCCCGAATAATCCGGAAAAAACGAGTCCATGGCCGCGGCAAACAATTCCGGATCATCCGCTACAATATCATTATAGCAGACCGTCGCCACCGCATAGCCGCGCGCCACGATCATTTCCACCGGCCAGCGAAAACTGCGTACCCCGCGTGAGCCTTCGGTGACACGATTGTTCTCCGTTTGATAAGTGGCGCTGTTTTTTACCCAGCAATCCGCCAACGGTATACCCGGGTCGTGCTGTACCGCCTGATTACCGGCAAAATTGAGTCCCAGAAATGCCGGAACCGGTCCCTTGACATGTTCAGGGATATACATGAGCAGATCCACGCTCAGTTTTTTATCGTTTGACAGCAAATATACGGTCACCTGCTTGCGGCTGGCAATGCCTCCGAACAGCCCTTGTTCAACCGATTCGACTTTGAATTCGACACGGTCAGGCAAAACCGGAGATTCCCCGTAGACATTTGTCTTGAATAAATTTAAAATTTCCGGACGCCGTTTTTGAAACCACAGCTCGGGACGATTCACCGTATCACCGCTGCTCAGCACCAGCAAATCCGGCAGGTTGTAATCCGGCACTTTTGCTTCATCACGGATTACCTCATTGGGACCGGCTGGAACGGCAGCGGCCGACAAAACAAGAATCATGCATATCAACTTGACGTGCTGTACCATGGATTTTCTCCTGAACTTTATATTGAACAATGCCCGCTTGTTTTAATTTTGAAATCTTTATATTTCAGCGACAACCAAGTCGACTATAAAGACCTACTGGATCACCACATCCTCCGCCTGCTTGATGTATAGATCCAGGTCATCCGCATTGATAATTTTTTCACCGTTTATATAAAAATTCTCAATGGTCACATTTTTGATTTTGTGCTCCGCATCATAGCCGCCGATCAGCGAAATCGAGTAACCCGGATTATAGATCGTATTGGTTACATGAATGTCCTGCATCACTACATTTTCAACATGTCCGCGTTCCGGCATCCGGGACCAACGGCTCTTGACGATGCGCATGTCAATGAGTTTGTTGTAATAATGGTCCACGCGGATATCCTGATACAAAACATCAGACACCATCGCGCCATCGCAGTTGTGAATACCGAACACCCCGCCCTGTCCATGTACGCCCAGCACATCGCAATCGATATAGCGGATATGGGTAACCGGATTATCCACCAGTTCGTGCCCGATCTCAAACGCCTGTCCGCCGCCGTTGGACTGCACCGAACAATTCGTAACCAGAACATCATCCACACCGCTGTGGGTATTCAGAATCGGTACACTGTAGCGGTCGCGGGTGAACGATTTGACCACGATACAGTCGTCGCCGTTTCTCAGCATACAGTTGTTGATCCGGACTTTATGCGATGCGACGATATCGATGCCGTCCGATCCATGTCCGCTGCCCAGCTGTTTGATATTGTCAATACTCACATCCGAACTGTGATACAGGACCAACATCCAGCCCGGCGGTTCGATCATGATAATGTCCTCAACACTGGCATTGACACAGTCCTGCAGCCGGATGAAATGCGAATGTTCACCATAATGACTGTAATAACCGCCATCCACAACGCCGTAACCGGATATTGTAATATTTTTCGCAGATGTGGCCCGGATCGTACCCCGGACCACAGCGCCGCCCTCGATATAGACCTGCTCATTGTCCTCAAGTTTTAGCTTTCCGACCTCGTACACCTGTCCGCTTTTGTAAAACCGCAGTCCCGGTGTATCCGGATCCGGCCGGGGTTGAATATCATTGGAATAGACGAACAGCTGCTGCATATTATCAATTTCAACTAAAACCTTTTCGCCCTGCGGCAGTTCAAAGCGGATGCTGCTTGATTCGATGACCGGTTCAATGCCCAGACGCAGAGGCAAAATCCGGACGCCCTGCGGCGGTTCGGAACACAGCACCTGCACGGATACCGGTTCGTCACTCTCAAACGAGACAAAATTGCCCGCCGAGGTGTGATAGACAGAGGTCTCTTTCGCCTCGACCCGCACATTGAATTGTTCTGAACGCGGACAGATGCGCGGAAATGTGTGATAAATAACCTTGGCGGTTAATGGTCTGGTGAGTGCTAATGCAAACAGAATGAATAATACCGATCGCCTCATTTTATCTCCTCTTCAGGTAGGGATAATATATTTGTCAATTCAAAATATCCTGATATGCGCCTCGTTGAGACAGTTACTGTTCAGATAATGTTCTCTGTATATATTTCTGATCCAGTTCCTCGCTGTCCTTGTATTTCACGCGCAAATCCGCCAGACGTTGTTTCAAGTCCTGGACCACATCAGCATACGCCGGATCATCATAGACATTGTTGAGCTCATGCGGATCGTTTACACGGTCGTACAGTTCCCACTCGTCAATATCATAATAGAAATGCGCCAGTTTATAGTCCTCGGTCACAATACCATAATGACGCTTGACCCTATGCACCGCCGGATACTCGTAATAATGATAATACACCGCATCCCTGAAATTCTTGACATCGCCTTTGAACAGCGGCAGCAAACTCTCGCCCTGCATATCGGACGGCGCTTCCAGGCCGGCGGCATCTAAAAACGTCTGGGCGAAATCCAGATTCTGCACCATATTGGTATTCACGCTTCCGGCTTTGATGACCTTCGGCCATTTCACCAGCAGCGGCGTCTTGAAAGATTCTTCATAGATAAAACGTTTGTCAAACCAGCCGTGTTCACCCAGATAAAATCCCTGATCCGAGGTATACACAACAATGGTGTTATCGGCAAGGCCGTTTTCTTCGAGATAATCCAGGACTCTGCCGACGCCCTCATCCACTGCGGCGATACAGGCCAGATAATCCTGCATATAACGCTGATAGCGCCAGCGCATCAGGTCTTTGCGTGACATATTCGGATAATTCTTTTTAAAATCCTCAATCACCGGTTTGTACACCGCATCCCAGTCGGCGCGCTGTTCCTCTGTCATGCGTCCGACTGTGCGTTCGAACGCGTGTTTGTCCCAGTCCGAGGTTTCGGGGATTCCCAGTTCATCCATGACCTCGGGATAAACCTTGGAATCGCCAGCCCAGTTCTGGTGTTCCAGAATATTCATTTCCGCCTGTTTGGCGGCGGAACCACGTCCCTTGTAATCATCAAAAAGAGTTTCCGGTTCTTTGAATGTCTTTTTTGTAAATTCCTTGTAATGGCGTTCGGCGGGCAGCCATTCGCGGTGCGGCGCCTTGTGCAGATACATGAGCAGGAACGGCTGATTCTGCGCGCGTTCGTTTTCCAGCCAGTCCAGAGTCATATCGGTGATGATATCGGTGGTATAGCCTTCGAGATAGATCTCTCCATCATGTTTGGTGATAAAATCCGGATTGTAATAATGGCCCTGTCCGGGCAAAATTTTAAACTGGTCAAAACCTTTGGGATTGTTGCCGAAATGCAGTTTGCCGAACATGGCGGTCTGGTAACCCTGTTCGTGCAGGATCTGCGGAAAGGTGATCTGACTGTCATCAAACGGAAAGCGGTTGTCGACTTTGCCGTTGATGTGGCAGTGTTTACCGGTCAGGATCACAGCACGCGAAGGCGCACAAATGGAATTGGTCACGCAGGCATTGGTGAATTTTATACCCTGATCGGCAATACGATCTATATTCGGGGTTTTCATCAAGGTCGTGTCATAGGCGCTGAGTGCCTGATAGGCATGATCATCGGACATGATGAACAGGATATTCGGCTGTTTGCGCGGTTTTGCACAGGACGACAGCAGACCGGCTGCAGCAATGCCGCCGGTAAGGGCTGCGGCGCGTTTGAGAAAATCTCTTCGGGTTTGGGGAATATTCATGATGGGTCCTTGTGTGATAAAAAGCTGTAAATTTTAGCCGAAATACTGGACAGGATATGCAGGATTATAGCACGTATTCAGGATTGTCTCCTGTGTATAAGTTAAAAGCAAAAATAAGTGTAACAACACTTTATTAATATAATTATTCGTGTGCTGTTTTTCAAGGCGTTTTTAAGGGATTCACAAGAGGGTATATCCAAAACATGGAAACGTTTGGGAAATGTAAAGAACGGGTGGGGACGGATGAGACAAAGAATGGGGCCCGGATTGGGGGGATCAATAGGGGTTTTCGTGGGGAATTTGTGGTTGGCGTTTGACACGGGCTCAAAGTTGATAACATATATAGTTATTTATAACAATTAAATCAGCCGTTTTAACCGCATCAGAGAAACTAACGCAAAGCAACTAAAATAGAAATTGCCCCGAATTGTGCCTGAACGAATCGGCGGTTAAAATCGGCTGCATTTGCTTGATATGTTTCTTCTATCCATTGATATCAACAAAATTTAGGATTATTATTCTTTCATGTAACCCTATCCATAAACCTTAATGTTTAGTGGAAAGCTAATAAAGGTAGAGAATTTTTGGGACAGACAAATTATTTCCAATTTTATAATCAATAAAATAAAACCTAAAAAATATTAAGATTTGAAAAAATTGATTGGTAAACGAGTCAGATAAAGAGCCTGTATGAGGGAATTGACCAAATTGCCGGGTCACAGATTTTTTTACATTGATCTCCGTTATAAACAACTATGCCACCCAACCATCTTTTACCCAATGCAGATGCAACTTTTTTCATCACAGTAATATCGGAATGATATACTTTATTTCTTTTTTTGATCTCAATCCCGATAAAACCATGCTGATTTTTAATCAATAAATCCAATTCCATTCCAGAACGGGTTCGATAAAAATAACATTCAATATTCATACCTAATGTTCGGATTGTTTTGAAGATTTCACCCACAACCATAGTCTCATAAATCCTGCCATCATATTCGCTCCAATGATTACTTAATTGACGTAAAATACCTATATCTGACCAATAAAGTTTGGGGGTCTTGATGATTGAACTCGTTAAATTCTCATAATAGGGTTGTAAAAGAATCACCTGATAAGACAAAGCTAAATACTCAAGATATCGCCTTGATGAATCTACACTCAGAGAAGCATCTCTGGCGATTTCTGAATAATTTAAAAGATTTCCGGATCTTAATGCGGATAATTTTTGGAATTTTCTAAATGGAGCAAGGTCATCTAATCTTGCTAAATCAGAAAGATCTCTCTCAAGATAAGTATATTCGTAATCCTTTAACCATTTGATTCTTTCATTTGCATTTAAACTGATCAGTGCCGGCATTCCTCCCCAGTTCAGATAATAATTCTGTATTTTTATTCTTCTCTCTTTTTCCAATCCCATGATGATCGATGGAATTTTGTCAAAGTGATCGTCTATAGAATCTGTTTCCAATAGTTCTTGAATGAGTGGAGTTGTAACAGTTTTCGAGTTTTTATTCCAAAATAATTCCGACAATAATAAAGGCCAAAGCTCATAGATATTAATTCTGCCGGAAAGAGTTTCTCTAATTTTTTTAATTAATAGAATTTGGCTGGAACCTAATAGCACAGAAAAATTTATATTTTTTTCATCAAAACAATATTTTATTTTCTCAAAAATCGATGGTTCTTTTTGTGCTTCGTCAAAAACTGCTTCTCCAATATCTTTCCCCCAGGCGAATGTTGAAATGGTTTTTAAACCCTCCCGATATTCAATAGCGTCAAGATTATAATAGGGCATTTCAGCATATTTTTCCCTTGCTATAGTTGTTTTTCCGGTTTGTCTGGCACCTGTAATTAAAACGATTGTTCTTTGGTTTGAATCAGGTAACAACTGATTTAAAAAGCGATATTTCAGCAATTCTTCTCTCATAATCGTTAAATTAACAGTTTTTTTTACGAAAGTCAAGATTATTTTTAAATTATTTTTTATTTGATCAACAGTATCCGTGAAAAGAGAGAAATTTTCATCCTTGTTCTTGTGCCTGGCTTTGCTGCGGCGCATCATTTCAGAAAATGGAATGACTTGGTAGCATCCGACCTCCCACCCGGACAACCTTATTCGCTTATTTACAATCAATCCTCAGCAGTATAAGCTATCCCAAAAATCCGGCCCCAATAAGAAAAAATAGCTGGTTCGAATTAAAGTATGTAAAAACAAATGGTCAATTTTAAAAATCAGATACCTGTAACCCACAAACGTATCTAGACTGTCCGATTCGTGTCAACTGTTACATACTTGAAATATAAGCAATGACTCTATTGAAATCCCCCATAAAAACCCAATCACGGGTCAAGTTCAGCCATCTGTTACAGGCTTTACCGAAGCAACTATTGTACGGCTTGCTTGAGAATATCCTTTATATTTTAACATCGGTTATACCAGCCTCCTTTAAAAAACGTCTCACGGATCAAAGGGCGACTTTCAGTATCCCTCTGAGGATGAGGCCTGTGGAAAACAGCCTTTACCATTCAGATAATTACGAATTCTTGAACCTTTTCCTTCCGATAATTCACCACCAAGAGCAACGATTAATTTTTCAATATCCCGCCAATCAATATCCGACCGAATGGGATCATTAAATATCTGTCAAAGGATTTTTTTATGTTTCTGATTCAACGGCTCCATAGTACTAATTAATAGTATCTTTGAAATTGTCAACATTTTTCTATAACCTGATATTGCGAGTATTGGAAACAGGGATTCGTACTCTAACATTGCCCCGGCCAGGATTGATCAACAAGCTGCAAGGAACGGTGCGGGAAATGGCCTTTATTTACTGTTATACAATGACTTTGTGATTCTGAAACAGTACGTTCTGTAAAACGTACTGTTTTTATACGTGGAACGGGACACAGATTTGGGGCTGCGGCTCCTCCTCCCTCTCTCGCCTCCCATCCGCGTCATCCGCGTTCCATGAATCGGCTGCAGTGGGAATCCGCTGATCAGTTTATTTTTCGCACAGGAGTTGAACCTTTGTGTGACCAGAAAAACAGGTCTCCCATGTAACTCAATATGACATAAATTTCACTCCCTGACACATTAGAGTTTTCTATTTAAAAATGTCCTTGTTCGCAATAAGTCTAGTCGCTATAAAGCAACGCTAAAAGATGATATATTCAAAACATGGATTATTCCGAAAAAATTGATTGGAGGTATTCATAGAAAAACAAGATCCTGTCCTGGTCCCCGGGATCAAAAAGAAACGGTTCAACATCTTTGGCTATTAAATTCATATCTAAATCTTTACATACATTTTCAAGTGCATCTTTGAGCATTCTGGGCTCCTCGATTTCCGCTTTATTTTTTAAATATTGATAATCCGGTGAGATATTTTTACTATTCAGAAACAAAACATCATAAAAGTCCCTGCCTTTTTTTCTTGGCCGGTTTAAAATGGCCAGATACTTTTGTGCCAGTAATAATGATAATGGAGTGCATAAAACAGCGCTAAACACTTCAAATTTGTTCAGTATAATCCGTTTTGGTGAATAAACATAATCTTGCGGTTCTGTGTCCAATTGAATCAGTATTTTTTCATTTTTGTATCCGGATAATCCCCCGTCAAATAGCAATCGCGGAAACCGGATATAGCAATGCCAGGCACCCCGCATGACTGTCTTTATTTCAACCTCGTATCCTTCACGTTCAAGTTGTGTCGTTATATGTCGAGTTAACTTTTCAAAATCCTCACCTTTGATTCCAAGATTATCAAAATCAAGGTCTTCAGAGAACCGGTGATTCCCATGTATAATCCGAAGACATGTTCCCCCCATAAATGACAGGGAATTTGCAAAATCGCTCTTGTAAATAAAATCAAGAATTTTATACTGCAGATATTCCCTAATCATGAATCCGGGAAACTTGTGCAAATTTTCAGGATAAAAAGTTCTGATTTCTTCAAGTTTCAGCATGCAATACCCCTTTGAAAATGCCCAATCGTTTGTCAAGCGCGTCATGATCAAGATAATTGCCATACACTTTTAATTTTTCCAAAGACATATTAGTTCGAATAACATCCATTTTCCAGCGCAAAGATTGAAACGTAGACGAATCCAGAATCTCTGAGTGTAAGTATAAATAATCAATTACAGCTTTTTCCAATTCTGCCATAGCATAACGGACATTTTTCCAGGTCTCCAGTGTGTATCCGAAAAAGAGTTTCTTTTTTATATGTCTGTATTGAAAATGCCCAACCGGCGTGCCAAAGGTCTCGGTTTTAAGTGTGGTGCATGAAACGGTCTGAAAAACGCCTTCCGGGATAATACCATAATAAGCCAAAGCAGATTCAAGTGAAACATAAGAGGGCTGATATATTGTATTCGCAGTGTAATAGAGAAATTCTTCAGATATAAACGCCTCACTGAAACAATAATATCGATTGCGTATTTTCAAAATATAACCTTTTTCCTGCCATTCCACCAGACGTCTCGTATCAAATTCGGGAAAATGTTTTTCAATTTCCTGTTTCGTAAAAACAGGATAATCAGACATTTTCTTTTGGAATTGCGTATAATTCATTCTATGCACCTTTTATTTCTTTTTATTGTTAAAATTAACAATTTTTAGAAACAATATCAACTTTTTTTATTGAAAAAAACCTTTATATTCAGTTCAAATTTTCAGAACATTTATTTACTCTATATTATTTTATTCTTATCTTTATAAAACATTTTAGTTTCCTGGAATATCCCTAATATGAATGCTCACAACACAATCAGAATACATAAAAAGACAGAACAAACGTTTGTTTATCAAAACAATGATCTCTTTTACCGCGATCATATCATCATCAAAACACCGGATCAGCCAAATCACAGATTCAAATCAAATTATGAAAACGCTACATTCAGGGCATCGCTGGGGCAATTTGCATCCTATACTGAACATTTGAGTCTGCAGGATGACACTATTATTGGCAGGGTTTGCCTGACCGTGCATACGGATCAACCATTTATTGTGCAATGTCCCTTCCATTTTGCAAAACCGGATCAGCCTCCCTATTTTATGATACCCGGGTTTCTCTACGGCACCAACAATCTCGCCACATCCGACGGTCAGCAGCCGAAATTCAATTACGGCGGGCCTGCAGGCTGGCCGGACAGTTCTCTCTTTTATGTTCGCGCGGACCGCAGCACGCATCCCGGAGTGGTTTGTATCCGGAACGGAATCGGGATGCTGGTCGGGATCAAAGACATGATGACAGACGAAACCGGCAGACCGGTTCAGGGCCAGCCTGAAACCGAATGGGCGCCCGCCTGTCTGTACAACGGTTTGATGCTGGACACATATGATCCGGACACGGATATGATCGGCTTTCAGCTCGGTTACGAAAATGCACCGGCGCGCTATTCCTGGGTCCGCGAGCCATGGGTTCCAAAACATGATGAATACCTGTTCGGCTGGATTGAGGGACAGTCGGGGAAAACACTGCAGACACAGACTTTTTATGCAGCCACAGCGGCGGAACACATTCCCGATTACGGCAAACTGCTGCGGACATACTATGCGGTGCTGCATGAACCGCCCGCACAGCGTTCAACCCGAAAAGAGACGCTACGTAAAATCAGTCGGGCCATTTGTGATTATTCCTGGGATGCTGACAAAAAAGGATTTGTTCTGGTGGACGGTGAAAACACCGGCGCCGATATTGCCTGGACCGGCGGTATGCAGACGGCCTATCCTCTACTGAAAGCGGCAAAGATTATCGGGGATCAGAATGCGAACGATATTGCGCTGCAGTTCATTGACAACATGTGCCGGACTGCCCTGAACGATAAAGCCGGTCTGCTGTATGAAGAATACCGCGCCGGCGGCTGGCAGGTGACTGGTTGGTGGGGCGTGCGCGAGGATTGTTTCAATTTCGGTGATCAGCCGCTGCATTCGGCGTATCTGAACGGTCAGGCTGCCTATTATCTGTTAAAGTCATACGAACTGGAGAGTCAAACACATCCCGGATGGCTGCGGTCCGCCCGCACGGTTCTGGATACTGCAGCGCGCGGTCAGCGCAGTGACGGTGCATTACCTGTATTTTTTGATCCGGAGACGGGTGACGGCATCGATTACGACGGATTTCAGCCCTGCTGGTTTGTTCCGGCGCTGGTGCTGCTTTACAGATACTCGGGAGAAAAAAATTATCTGGATGCCGCGGAAACGGCGCTCCGGCATTATCATGGCTACCATTTAAAGGGCGAGCTGTACAACACGCCAATGGACACACACCGCGCCGTGGATCAGGAGGGCAATCTTGCCTTTATCATCGCCTGCGTGGAATTTCATAAACTGACCGGCCAATCCAGATTCCTGGATATTGCCATGCACGGGCTGAGCTGGGAATTTTCATGGAAGTTTGCCTACAATACCGTCTATTCCGCAGAGCCTTTGCGCAGCATGAACTGGTCGTCCTGCGGCGGTTCAATCACCAGCACCTATAATCCGAGCATTCACCCCATGGGTAACCTCATTGCCGGAGAGCTGTATTATCTGTATCAGCAGACCGGCAGCGAATATATTCGTCAGCGATTGAAGGATACCTGTATATGGGGCCTCGGGATCTACAATACCCGGGACAATGATTTCGGATTCGGCAAAACCGGCCAGGCCACTGAACAGTTTACCTACTCGGACGGACTGGTATTGCCATGGCCGGGTCCCTGGGACGGCGGGATCTGGAAGGCTTCGTTATCGTGGGCGTCCTCCTGTGTGCTGCTGCTAG
This genomic window contains:
- a CDS encoding acetylxylan esterase — protein: MVQHVKLICMILVLSAAAVPAGPNEVIRDEAKVPDYNLPDLLVLSSGDTVNRPELWFQKRRPEILNLFKTNVYGESPVLPDRVEFKVESVEQGLFGGIASRKQVTVYLLSNDKKLSVDLLMYIPEHVKGPVPAFLGLNFAGNQAVQHDPGIPLADCWVKNSATYQTENNRVTEGSRGVRSFRWPVEMIVARGYAVATVCYNDIVADDPELFAAAMDSFFPDYSGPDSPGAISIWAWGLRRILDYLELDPQIDPQRVAVIGHSRLGKTALWAGALDERFALVYSSCSGCGGAALSRRQFGETVKIINEKFPHWFCGRFKDYNDKVSDLPLDQHMLLSLIAPRPLVVASASKDLWADPRGEFLSAVHAGPVYRLLGEAGLQTETVPQPHQPVGSRIRYHIREGGHNITPLDWHFVLNFADECLK
- a CDS encoding glycosyl hydrolase family 28 protein, giving the protein MRRSVLFILFALALTRPLTAKVIYHTFPRICPRSEQFNVRVEAKETSVYHTSAGNFVSFESDEPVSVQVLCSEPPQGVRILPLRLGIEPVIESSSIRFELPQGEKVLVEIDNMQQLFVYSNDIQPRPDPDTPGLRFYKSGQVYEVGKLKLEDNEQVYIEGGAVVRGTIRATSAKNITISGYGVVDGGYYSHYGEHSHFIRLQDCVNASVEDIIMIEPPGWMLVLYHSSDVSIDNIKQLGSGHGSDGIDIVASHKVRINNCMLRNGDDCIVVKSFTRDRYSVPILNTHSGVDDVLVTNCSVQSNGGGQAFEIGHELVDNPVTHIRYIDCDVLGVHGQGGVFGIHNCDGAMVSDVLYQDIRVDHYYNKLIDMRIVKSRWSRMPERGHVENVVMQDIHVTNTIYNPGYSISLIGGYDAEHKIKNVTIENFYINGEKIINADDLDLYIKQAEDVVIQ
- a CDS encoding sulfatase-like hydrolase/transferase translates to MNIPQTRRDFLKRAAALTGGIAAAGLLSSCAKPRKQPNILFIMSDDHAYQALSAYDTTLMKTPNIDRIADQGIKFTNACVTNSICAPSRAVILTGKHCHINGKVDNRFPFDDSQITFPQILHEQGYQTAMFGKLHFGNNPKGFDQFKILPGQGHYYNPDFITKHDGEIYLEGYTTDIITDMTLDWLENERAQNQPFLLMYLHKAPHREWLPAERHYKEFTKKTFKEPETLFDDYKGRGSAAKQAEMNILEHQNWAGDSKVYPEVMDELGIPETSDWDKHAFERTVGRMTEEQRADWDAVYKPVIEDFKKNYPNMSRKDLMRWRYQRYMQDYLACIAAVDEGVGRVLDYLEENGLADNTIVVYTSDQGFYLGEHGWFDKRFIYEESFKTPLLVKWPKVIKAGSVNTNMVQNLDFAQTFLDAAGLEAPSDMQGESLLPLFKGDVKNFRDAVYYHYYEYPAVHRVKRHYGIVTEDYKLAHFYYDIDEWELYDRVNDPHELNNVYDDPAYADVVQDLKQRLADLRVKYKDSEELDQKYIQRTLSEQ
- a CDS encoding ATP-binding protein: MSGWEVGCYQVIPFSEMMRRSKARHKNKDENFSLFTDTVDQIKNNLKIILTFVKKTVNLTIMREELLKYRFLNQLLPDSNQRTIVLITGARQTGKTTIAREKYAEMPYYNLDAIEYREGLKTISTFAWGKDIGEAVFDEAQKEPSIFEKIKYCFDEKNINFSVLLGSSQILLIKKIRETLSGRINIYELWPLLLSELFWNKNSKTVTTPLIQELLETDSIDDHFDKIPSIIMGLEKERRIKIQNYYLNWGGMPALISLNANERIKWLKDYEYTYLERDLSDLARLDDLAPFRKFQKLSALRSGNLLNYSEIARDASLSVDSSRRYLEYLALSYQVILLQPYYENLTSSIIKTPKLYWSDIGILRQLSNHWSEYDGRIYETMVVGEIFKTIRTLGMNIECYFYRTRSGMELDLLIKNQHGFIGIEIKKRNKVYHSDITVMKKVASALGKRWLGGIVVYNGDQCKKICDPAIWSIPSYRLFI
- a CDS encoding nucleotidyl transferase AbiEii/AbiGii toxin family protein, which encodes MLKLEEIRTFYPENLHKFPGFMIREYLQYKILDFIYKSDFANSLSFMGGTCLRIIHGNHRFSEDLDFDNLGIKGEDFEKLTRHITTQLEREGYEVEIKTVMRGAWHCYIRFPRLLFDGGLSGYKNEKILIQLDTEPQDYVYSPKRIILNKFEVFSAVLCTPLSLLLAQKYLAILNRPRKKGRDFYDVLFLNSKNISPDYQYLKNKAEIEEPRMLKDALENVCKDLDMNLIAKDVEPFLFDPGDQDRILFFYEYLQSIFSE